Genomic window (Sphingomonas sp. S1-29):
GCGCGCACCCACGCCAAGAATTTGCGCAAGGAACGCCGCGGCGAGCGGCGGGGCCGCGGGGCCGAGACCAAGTGAACCGTCTGGCGCTGTTCGATTGCGACGGGACGCTGGTCGACAGCCAGGCGAACATCTGCCTGGCGATGGAGCATTGCTTCGACGTCCACGCGCTGCCCCCGCCCGATCGCCACGCGATAAGGCGGATCGTGGGGCTGAGCTTGGTCGAGGCGATCGGCATCCTGCTGCCGCAGGGCGACGAGGCGCTGCACCGCGCGATGGCCGATGATTATAAATTGTGCTTCCAGAAGCTGCGCAGCACCGGCGGGCTGCTGCCCGAACCGTTGTTCGAGGGGATCGTCGAGGCGATCGATACGCTGAGCGCGGCGGGCTGGGTGCTGGGCGTCGCGACGGGTAAGTCGGATCGCGGGTTGAACCTGTTGCTCGCGCATCACGGGTTGGCCGAGCGATTCGTGACGCTGCAGACCGCCGATCGCCACCCGTCGAAACCGCATCCGGCGATGGCCGCCGCGGCGATCGCCGAGGCTGGCGCTGTCCCTGAGACGACGGTGATGATCGGCGACACCAGCTTCGACATGGAGATGGCGGTCGCGGCATCGGCGCACCCGCTGGGGGTGAGCTGGGGCTATCACACGCCCGAGGAACTCGCCGACGCCGGCGCGGCGCATGTTGCAGGCCATGCACGCGATCTGGCCCCGTATCTCGCGAACCGGTATTAGGCGGTCATGACGCATCCAGACGATCCCGCGCATGACCCGGCCCACGATCCGGCCCATGATCCGGCGATGACCCGCTATTTCCTGATGGTCGCGGCGCGGATCGTGCCGGTGGCGGGGGCGCTGTTCGGGCTGGTGCTGCTCGGCCGTGCGGTCACGCTGCCCGATCGCATCCTCGGCATGGCGATCGTGCTCGCGGCGATCTTCGTGATGGCAACGCTGCCGCGCGCATTGGCGCGGCGCTGGCGGACGCCGCCTGCACCATGAAAAGATTCTGGCGGGACGTCGCGGTTCAAGAACAGGCGGGTGGTTGGGGAATCAGCCTGGACGAACGGCCGGTGCGCACCCCCGGGCGCGTGCCCTTGCTGGTGCCCACCCCCGGGCTGATCGAGGCGATCGCCCAAGAGTGGCGCGCGGTCGAGACCGATATCGATCCGCGGGCGATGCCGCTGACCGGGCTCGCCAACGCCGCGATCGACCGGATCGCCCCTGATCCCGCCGCCTTCGCGCGCGCACTGGCCGCCTATGGCGCGAGCGACCTGCTCTGCTACCGC
Coding sequences:
- a CDS encoding HAD-IA family hydrolase — encoded protein: MNRLALFDCDGTLVDSQANICLAMEHCFDVHALPPPDRHAIRRIVGLSLVEAIGILLPQGDEALHRAMADDYKLCFQKLRSTGGLLPEPLFEGIVEAIDTLSAAGWVLGVATGKSDRGLNLLLAHHGLAERFVTLQTADRHPSKPHPAMAAAAIAEAGAVPETTVMIGDTSFDMEMAVAASAHPLGVSWGYHTPEELADAGAAHVAGHARDLAPYLANRY